One Paenarthrobacter aurescens TC1 DNA window includes the following coding sequences:
- a CDS encoding putative ABC-type dipeptide/oligopeptide transport system (identified by match to protein family HMM PF00496): MESRVCAVTNIPRRRAESIEQKVHQMAMNKKALHGVIALAGISALALTACTGPSGGGSSSAPAAAGPIAYGTTDKVTSLDPAGSYDNGSFMVMNQVYSFLLNSKPGGAEPVPDLAESSSFTAPSEYTVKLKSGLKWANGHTLDSKDVKHSFDRQVAINDPAGPASLLTNIESVSTPDATTVVFKLENANDQTFSQILSSPAAPIVDDEVFPADKILPDDEIIKANAFYGQYTIDSYKKNELVSFKAFADYQGVLGKPANDAATIKYYASPTNLKLEIQQGAIDVAFRSLSATDIDDLRKDSKVKVLTGPGGEIRYITFNFDTMPYGTKATGADPAKALAVRQAVANLVDRQAIADQVYKGTYLPLYSNVPSGFLGANEAFKDAYGDAGKPSLDKAKKVLTDAGITEPVALNLQYNPDHYGGSSGDEYAMVKEQLEKSGLFTVNLQSTEWVTYSKASRADEYPLFQFGWFPDFSDSDNYLTPFFPEGGFLKNHYNNPEVNELISKQLTDADKTSREAAIKDVQNALAKDISTLPLLQGAQVAVTGSGVNGVEKTLDPSFKFRLGVISK, encoded by the coding sequence GTGGAATCAAGAGTGTGCGCCGTCACAAATATCCCACGGCGGCGCGCCGAATCCATCGAACAGAAGGTTCATCAGATGGCAATGAACAAGAAGGCCCTGCACGGCGTTATCGCGCTTGCGGGCATCTCCGCGCTCGCCTTGACGGCATGCACGGGACCCTCCGGTGGCGGCTCATCATCCGCCCCGGCCGCCGCAGGCCCTATCGCTTACGGCACTACTGACAAAGTCACCTCGCTGGACCCGGCGGGATCCTACGATAACGGTTCATTTATGGTGATGAACCAGGTCTATTCGTTCCTGCTGAATTCGAAGCCCGGCGGCGCGGAACCCGTTCCCGACCTCGCTGAATCGTCGTCGTTCACGGCGCCGTCGGAATACACTGTCAAGCTAAAGTCCGGGCTCAAGTGGGCCAACGGGCACACCTTGGATTCCAAGGACGTCAAGCACTCCTTTGATCGTCAGGTGGCCATCAACGATCCCGCCGGCCCCGCTTCGCTGCTGACCAACATCGAGAGCGTCAGTACTCCTGATGCCACCACGGTGGTGTTCAAGTTGGAGAACGCCAACGACCAAACGTTCAGCCAGATCCTCAGCAGCCCTGCAGCGCCGATCGTGGACGATGAAGTCTTCCCGGCCGACAAGATCCTCCCGGACGACGAGATCATCAAGGCGAACGCGTTCTACGGCCAGTACACAATCGACAGCTACAAGAAGAACGAGCTGGTCAGTTTCAAAGCCTTCGCGGACTACCAAGGCGTTCTTGGCAAGCCTGCCAATGATGCAGCCACCATCAAGTACTACGCCAGCCCCACCAACCTGAAGTTGGAAATCCAGCAAGGCGCAATTGACGTTGCCTTCCGCAGCCTGAGCGCCACGGACATCGACGACCTCCGCAAGGACTCCAAGGTCAAGGTCCTCACCGGACCGGGCGGCGAAATCCGATACATCACGTTCAACTTCGACACCATGCCGTATGGAACCAAGGCAACTGGCGCCGACCCCGCCAAGGCACTTGCCGTTCGCCAGGCCGTGGCCAACCTGGTTGACCGCCAGGCCATTGCTGACCAGGTCTACAAGGGCACCTACCTGCCCCTGTACTCGAACGTTCCCAGCGGATTCCTCGGCGCCAATGAGGCGTTCAAGGACGCCTACGGCGACGCCGGAAAGCCGAGCCTGGACAAGGCCAAGAAGGTTCTGACGGATGCCGGCATCACTGAACCGGTGGCTCTGAACCTGCAGTACAACCCGGATCACTACGGTGGATCCTCCGGCGACGAATACGCCATGGTCAAGGAGCAACTGGAGAAGTCCGGTCTCTTCACTGTAAACCTGCAGTCCACCGAGTGGGTCACGTACAGCAAGGCCAGCCGTGCCGACGAGTACCCGCTGTTCCAGTTTGGTTGGTTCCCGGACTTCAGCGATTCCGATAACTACCTGACGCCGTTCTTCCCGGAAGGCGGCTTCCTGAAGAACCACTACAACAACCCCGAAGTCAATGAGCTGATCTCCAAGCAGCTGACGGATGCGGACAAGACCAGCCGCGAGGCTGCCATCAAGGATGTCCAAAACGCACTGGCCAAGGACATCTCCACCCTGCCTCTGCTTCAGGGCGCCCAGGTGGCGGTAACCGGAAGCGGAGTGAACGGCGTCGAAAAGACCCTGGATCCATCCTTCAAGTTCCGTCTCGGCGTAATTTCCAAGTAA
- the dppC gene encoding ABC-type dipeptide transport systems, permease components (identified by match to protein family HMM PF00528), translated as MSTSQLTRPKQPLFSRLPVISHLKKSVGLQRGMLIVGVVLSGLFILTSIFAPLLAPYGYSQLSDSSGSFPTQEAPNSKHLLGTTVGGYDVLSRVIWGSQTAVTVIVVSVAMSLFLGVALGLLSGYFGGWLDRILVVVADAIYAFPTLLLAIVISIVISRGQSSFWGGIFSCAFSITVVFVPQYFRVIRAETIRLKAEPFVESAKVLGASSVRIIGRHIFKNATRTLPLMFTLNASEAILTLAGLGFLGFGIEPTSAAEWGFDLNKALADTSSGIWWTGVFPGIAMVLTVLGLTLVGESINDLNDPRIRGRKRAGRTLPPTPAGTPSNPAEAGKS; from the coding sequence ATGAGCACTTCCCAATTGACCCGACCCAAGCAGCCCTTGTTCTCAAGGCTGCCCGTGATAAGCCACCTGAAGAAAAGCGTAGGACTTCAGCGAGGCATGCTCATCGTGGGCGTTGTCCTCAGTGGACTCTTCATCCTTACGAGCATCTTTGCACCTCTCCTCGCTCCCTATGGCTACTCCCAACTCAGCGATTCTTCCGGTTCGTTTCCCACCCAGGAGGCTCCGAACTCCAAGCACCTGCTGGGAACAACTGTGGGCGGCTACGATGTCCTGTCACGGGTGATTTGGGGTTCCCAAACAGCGGTGACAGTCATCGTTGTGTCTGTGGCGATGTCCCTGTTCCTCGGTGTCGCCCTTGGTTTGCTCAGCGGTTATTTCGGAGGGTGGCTGGACAGGATTCTGGTGGTGGTAGCGGATGCCATCTATGCGTTTCCCACCCTGCTCCTGGCAATCGTGATTTCCATAGTGATCAGCCGGGGGCAATCCAGTTTCTGGGGCGGCATCTTCTCTTGTGCTTTCTCCATAACGGTGGTCTTTGTCCCGCAGTACTTCCGGGTCATCCGGGCAGAGACCATTCGTCTCAAAGCCGAGCCGTTCGTCGAGTCGGCCAAGGTGCTGGGGGCGAGCAGCGTGCGCATCATTGGGCGGCACATCTTCAAGAACGCCACCAGGACCTTGCCGCTCATGTTCACCTTGAACGCTTCCGAGGCGATCCTGACGCTCGCTGGCTTGGGCTTCCTGGGCTTCGGCATCGAGCCCACATCAGCTGCTGAATGGGGGTTTGACCTCAACAAGGCACTGGCGGACACTTCGTCCGGTATTTGGTGGACGGGCGTCTTCCCCGGGATCGCGATGGTTCTCACAGTGCTGGGGCTGACCCTGGTGGGCGAGAGCATCAACGACCTCAATGACCCCCGGATCCGTGGGCGCAAACGCGCGGGCAGGACGCTGCCACCAACACCAGCAGGAACGCCTTCAAACCCGGCAGAGGCAGGCAAGTCATGA
- a CDS encoding putative lipoprotein encodes MPSEFAVPAEPPCRGRLDSIAAIGRVTWAAGRGQSDSSSVATAARQGDIVANNVRRRLAGLVAAGAAGVLLAACSVNVPDPAAPKPSPSESTLATPTITPGHDAAAVAAKDLPLAAGGALAPGEPVTVSTRLEEVPGWSVVHSAMQGETRYRKTDGCTLAVRVSVNQGPLVVSGDDVSSTKELFKYLDAGNALDNLKSASLRWGQDSDKPQHSVEFLGVESSSATGGQSAVILARLFSVPASSVYVSLACPDDNALAQARAETVAHLVVVPPS; translated from the coding sequence TTGCCTAGTGAGTTTGCGGTGCCGGCGGAGCCTCCATGCCGCGGACGGCTAGACTCGATCGCGGCGATAGGCCGCGTTACTTGGGCGGCGGGAAGAGGGCAGTCAGATTCAAGCAGCGTGGCTACGGCAGCAAGGCAAGGAGACATAGTGGCGAACAACGTTCGACGACGGCTGGCCGGCTTGGTTGCCGCCGGAGCCGCAGGCGTCTTGCTGGCTGCCTGCAGCGTCAACGTGCCGGATCCTGCGGCACCCAAGCCGTCGCCGTCGGAATCCACGCTGGCGACGCCCACCATTACGCCTGGGCACGACGCAGCCGCAGTGGCCGCGAAGGATTTGCCGCTGGCGGCAGGTGGCGCATTGGCGCCGGGGGAGCCTGTCACAGTCTCCACGAGGTTGGAAGAGGTGCCTGGCTGGTCCGTGGTTCATTCCGCAATGCAGGGTGAGACCAGGTACAGGAAGACGGACGGTTGCACTCTCGCAGTGAGGGTCAGCGTCAATCAGGGGCCGCTGGTGGTGTCCGGGGACGATGTGTCCTCCACCAAGGAACTCTTCAAATACCTGGATGCCGGCAATGCGCTGGATAACCTGAAGTCGGCGTCCTTGCGTTGGGGACAGGACTCCGATAAGCCGCAGCACAGTGTTGAGTTCCTCGGTGTGGAATCCTCTTCGGCAACCGGCGGTCAGTCGGCCGTTATCCTGGCAAGGTTGTTCAGCGTCCCCGCATCCTCGGTGTATGTCTCCCTGGCATGTCCGGATGACAACGCCCTGGCCCAAGCGCGTGCGGAGACCGTGGCGCACCTCGTGGTGGTTCCACCGTCCTGA
- a CDS encoding putative aminotransferase, class V protein (identified by match to protein family HMM PF00266; match to protein family HMM PF01212) — protein MPVYLDHAATTPLSAEALAVMTRELARTGNPSSLHGAGRRARRAVEDAREALAAAAGAHPSEVIFTSGGTEADNLAVKGLFWARRDENPHRTRILCSAVEHHAVMDTVEWLEKHEGADVVWLPVDSDGAVRMEVVKQEIQRDPESIALVTVMWANNEVGTIQPVTEIVELAKLHGIPVHSDAVQAFGSIPVDFRGSGLSAMSVSGHKLGGPVGVGALLLGRAVKLTPVQHGGGQERDVRSGTLDTPAIAAFAAAAEAVTANLPVEKERLSLLRDRLITGVHDSVPGAVLRGAPGDGRLPGNAHFTFPGCEGDSLLFLLDLAGVESSTGSACTAGVPRPSHVLLAMGLDEDTARGAQRFTLGHSSTDADVDALLKALPEACLRARQAGMAGHESSIQTAATVARQGTSEPS, from the coding sequence GTGCCTGTATACCTTGACCACGCCGCAACCACGCCCCTGTCAGCCGAAGCGCTCGCTGTGATGACGCGTGAGCTGGCGCGGACCGGCAATCCTTCGTCGCTTCACGGCGCGGGGCGCCGCGCGAGGCGAGCGGTAGAGGATGCCAGGGAGGCGTTGGCAGCGGCAGCCGGGGCGCACCCATCTGAGGTTATTTTCACCTCAGGCGGGACGGAAGCGGACAACCTGGCGGTGAAGGGACTGTTCTGGGCCAGGCGGGACGAGAACCCGCACCGTACACGCATCCTTTGCTCCGCCGTCGAGCATCATGCGGTCATGGATACCGTCGAATGGCTTGAAAAGCACGAAGGCGCGGACGTTGTGTGGCTCCCGGTAGATAGCGACGGCGCTGTTCGGATGGAGGTCGTCAAGCAGGAAATCCAACGTGACCCTGAATCAATTGCCTTGGTCACCGTGATGTGGGCCAACAATGAAGTGGGCACCATCCAGCCGGTGACGGAGATTGTGGAGCTGGCAAAGCTGCATGGAATCCCGGTCCACTCCGATGCGGTCCAGGCTTTCGGATCGATTCCCGTGGATTTTCGTGGCTCGGGACTCTCTGCAATGTCCGTCTCGGGGCACAAGCTGGGCGGTCCGGTGGGGGTCGGCGCACTTCTCCTGGGAAGGGCCGTGAAGTTGACGCCGGTGCAGCACGGCGGCGGGCAGGAGCGCGATGTGCGCTCGGGAACACTGGATACTCCCGCAATCGCCGCTTTTGCTGCAGCCGCGGAGGCTGTCACTGCCAACCTGCCGGTTGAAAAAGAACGTCTCAGCTTGTTGCGCGACCGCCTTATCACCGGAGTACATGATTCCGTCCCGGGCGCGGTGCTGAGGGGTGCTCCTGGGGACGGACGGCTGCCGGGGAACGCCCACTTCACCTTCCCTGGTTGTGAAGGCGACTCACTGCTTTTTCTCCTGGACCTGGCAGGCGTTGAATCCTCCACGGGGTCGGCGTGCACGGCAGGGGTTCCCCGGCCTTCGCACGTCCTCCTGGCCATGGGCCTCGATGAAGATACTGCACGCGGCGCCCAGCGCTTTACGCTGGGGCACAGCTCCACCGATGCAGATGTGGACGCGCTCTTGAAGGCCCTGCCAGAGGCATGCCTGAGGGCCCGGCAGGCTGGAATGGCCGGTCATGAATCCAGCATTCAAACAGCAGCAACGGTGGCTCGGCAGGGCACGTCGGAACCTTCCTAG
- a CDS encoding putative ABC-type dipeptide/oligopeptide transport systems, permease components (identified by match to protein family HMM PF00528) — translation MTTLIEVPEAEPGIVAPKSKSKGGGGLGRYIVVRFFLIIPTVFILVTLVFFLMRVIGDPITASQGGRLPPDVLAQRIQEAGYDRPVLVQYFEYLGQLITGNFGSTITDRRPVVEVLTTFGAATLELSINALIVALAVGIPFGLIAAQHRDKTPDAFLRFFAILCYATPVFFSGLLLKLTFSVWLGWFPVAGRASTRTELTMSGLAAPSGIYWLDALRSGNFAALGDIVAHAVLPAVALGLLTAGVFLRLVRTNVIGTLGKDYVEAGRSRGVSEFRLLTKHAYKPALIPIITVMGLQIALMLGGAILTETTFEWKGLGYQLVQYLNARDFVAVQGIVVLLAIIVAVTNFVVDIIAALIDPRVRY, via the coding sequence ATGACAACACTTATTGAGGTCCCCGAGGCTGAGCCCGGCATCGTTGCTCCCAAGAGCAAATCCAAGGGCGGGGGAGGGCTGGGCAGATACATCGTGGTCAGGTTTTTCCTGATCATCCCCACCGTCTTCATATTGGTAACTCTTGTCTTCTTCCTGATGCGGGTCATCGGCGACCCCATCACAGCATCGCAGGGCGGACGGCTACCCCCGGACGTCCTGGCCCAGCGAATACAAGAGGCCGGTTACGATCGGCCCGTCCTGGTCCAGTACTTCGAATACCTGGGCCAGCTCATCACCGGCAACTTCGGCAGTACCATCACCGACCGCAGGCCAGTGGTGGAGGTACTTACCACTTTCGGCGCAGCGACACTCGAGCTGTCGATCAACGCACTGATCGTCGCGCTCGCAGTCGGCATCCCGTTCGGGCTCATTGCCGCACAGCACCGGGACAAGACTCCTGACGCGTTTCTGAGGTTCTTTGCCATCCTCTGCTACGCCACACCCGTTTTCTTCTCCGGGCTCCTCCTCAAACTCACGTTTTCCGTGTGGCTTGGGTGGTTCCCCGTGGCCGGTCGAGCCTCTACGCGGACGGAACTGACCATGAGCGGCCTGGCTGCACCGTCAGGCATTTACTGGCTGGACGCGTTACGCAGCGGCAACTTCGCAGCTCTGGGGGACATCGTCGCCCACGCGGTGCTCCCCGCAGTAGCCCTCGGATTGTTGACCGCCGGCGTCTTCTTGCGCCTGGTGCGCACAAACGTCATCGGCACGCTGGGAAAGGACTACGTCGAGGCCGGGCGTTCCCGCGGCGTCAGTGAGTTCCGCCTGCTGACCAAGCACGCCTACAAGCCGGCATTGATTCCCATCATTACGGTCATGGGCCTGCAAATTGCCCTGATGCTGGGCGGCGCCATCCTTACCGAAACCACGTTTGAGTGGAAGGGCCTGGGCTATCAGCTGGTGCAGTACCTGAACGCGCGCGACTTTGTGGCCGTCCAAGGAATCGTTGTGCTGCTGGCCATCATTGTGGCTGTCACCAACTTCGTGGTGGATATCATTGCCGCGCTCATCGACCCTCGAGTGAGGTACTGA
- a CDS encoding hypothetical protein (identified by Glimmer2; putative), which produces MGTSELPWIRKIAAVAALGDENRRRLYEYVLSTGDAVSRDQAALALEVPRSSASFHLDRLVREGLLRVEFRKSAEKTGPGSGRPSKLYRPVMDEVGVSVPERHYDLAGHLMAAAITRSQAGGVPAAEALRDVAAAAGSEVGRPGDFLGALSELGYDPSPDAAGGYRLLNCPFHRLSRDHTEVVCAMNGAFLSGAAAASGLSAGIIVPDPDHGPGHCCARITALGNKS; this is translated from the coding sequence ATGGGCACGTCCGAACTCCCGTGGATCCGGAAAATCGCTGCTGTTGCTGCCTTGGGCGATGAGAACCGTCGCAGGCTCTATGAGTACGTTTTGAGTACGGGGGACGCGGTCAGTCGGGATCAGGCTGCCTTGGCACTCGAGGTGCCCCGCAGTTCGGCTTCCTTCCATTTGGATCGTTTGGTCCGCGAAGGGCTCTTGCGGGTTGAGTTCAGGAAATCCGCTGAGAAGACGGGGCCAGGGTCGGGGCGGCCATCAAAGCTCTACAGGCCCGTCATGGACGAGGTGGGCGTCTCTGTTCCTGAGCGGCACTACGACCTCGCCGGCCACCTCATGGCCGCGGCGATCACGCGCTCTCAGGCCGGCGGTGTGCCGGCGGCGGAAGCGTTGCGCGATGTCGCTGCAGCTGCAGGGAGCGAGGTTGGACGCCCTGGCGATTTCCTGGGTGCACTCTCGGAACTCGGATATGACCCCTCGCCGGACGCCGCCGGGGGATACCGCCTGCTCAATTGTCCGTTCCATCGCTTGTCGCGGGACCACACGGAAGTGGTGTGCGCAATGAACGGCGCGTTCCTCAGCGGTGCTGCTGCGGCCTCCGGACTCAGTGCCGGCATCATCGTGCCGGATCCGGACCATGGTCCGGGACACTGCTGCGCGCGCATCACTGCCCTTGGTAATAAATCCTGA
- a CDS encoding putative diacylglycerol kinase catalytic domain (identified by match to protein family HMM PF00781; match to protein family HMM TIGR00147): MVPAGIIHAVNPSAAENPSSTPKKIVVAMNPAASFGRTRHAGHQAAAFLRAAGRDVVVLQADDYDALRSAVELTLATGVEALVVVGGDGMVHLGVNALVGLDIPLGIVPSGTGNDVARMLALPLKDTAAACRRLLLALEAGGRRIDAGRVTSAGRTTYFAGVLSAGFDAAVNERANSWRWPRGKSRYNLAMLRELGSFRRITYTVTADDVSWSQPALLISVANGQFIGGGMKITPGAVPDDGWLDMFVVKPLSRLRFLAVFPKVFAGKHTGHPAVEIRRVRKVRLEADGVVAYADGERIADLPVVVDLVPAGLWVLA, translated from the coding sequence GTGGTTCCCGCTGGCATAATTCACGCTGTGAATCCTTCGGCAGCCGAGAACCCTTCCAGTACGCCGAAGAAGATCGTTGTCGCCATGAATCCTGCTGCTTCGTTTGGTCGTACGCGCCATGCCGGGCACCAGGCCGCAGCTTTTCTCCGCGCCGCCGGCCGGGACGTCGTCGTACTCCAGGCGGATGACTACGACGCCTTGCGGAGTGCGGTGGAGCTGACCCTGGCCACCGGCGTGGAGGCCTTGGTGGTGGTGGGCGGCGACGGCATGGTCCATTTGGGTGTCAATGCGCTCGTCGGGCTGGACATTCCCCTTGGCATTGTTCCCAGCGGAACCGGTAATGACGTGGCACGGATGTTGGCTTTGCCGTTGAAGGACACCGCCGCCGCGTGCCGCCGGCTACTGCTCGCGCTGGAAGCAGGCGGGCGCAGGATCGACGCCGGGCGGGTCACCTCTGCTGGTCGGACCACGTACTTCGCCGGCGTCCTTTCCGCCGGCTTTGATGCGGCCGTCAACGAACGGGCCAATTCCTGGCGATGGCCGCGGGGGAAGAGCCGCTACAACCTCGCGATGCTCAGGGAGTTGGGCTCTTTCCGGCGGATCACCTACACCGTGACTGCCGACGACGTGTCGTGGAGCCAGCCTGCCTTGCTCATTTCGGTGGCCAACGGACAGTTCATTGGCGGGGGCATGAAGATCACCCCTGGGGCAGTGCCCGACGACGGTTGGTTGGACATGTTTGTGGTGAAGCCTTTGTCCAGGCTCCGTTTTCTTGCCGTGTTTCCCAAGGTTTTCGCCGGGAAACATACCGGTCATCCCGCCGTGGAGATCAGGCGCGTCCGGAAAGTGCGGCTGGAAGCCGATGGGGTGGTGGCATACGCCGACGGCGAGCGCATCGCTGATTTACCGGTGGTCGTAGACCTCGTCCCTGCCGGGCTGTGGGTACTTGCCTAG
- a CDS encoding putative ferredoxin reductase (identified by match to protein family HMM PF00070; match to protein family HMM PF01266; match to protein family HMM PF07992) has translation MAHEHMVIVGGGLAGATAAKTLRAEGYEGPVTLVAAENRTPYIRPPLSKEFLLGKAEADAALVVPDDWYGENDVELLLENPASRIEPADHAAVLADGRSLHYSKLLLATGARPRTIPLPGADLDGVMTFRTFDDSVRLQNLLKNGGKKVVMIGSGWIGMELAAAARTYGNDVTLLGLEDIPLSAAIGPELGAYFQRLHEDQGVTFRLPASAAGIDGQNGSATAVRTSTGETLPADVVIVAVGVVPDTALGEAAGLAIRNGILVDAGLRSSAPDVLAAGDVANALHPFTAEHHRSEHWANALNGGKVAAKSMMGQDAQLDVVPYFYTDQFTLSMEYSGFPSLTFGITPVIRGSLDDGSFIAFWLREGMVVAGMSVNQRRVQKPIKALISTRTPVNVTKLTDPGVPLDELQPGEQ, from the coding sequence ATGGCACACGAACACATGGTTATCGTCGGAGGCGGGCTTGCCGGCGCTACCGCAGCCAAGACCCTCCGCGCAGAGGGCTATGAAGGTCCCGTCACCTTGGTGGCCGCCGAGAACCGGACACCCTATATACGCCCACCCCTTTCCAAGGAATTTCTCCTGGGCAAAGCTGAGGCAGATGCTGCTCTGGTAGTGCCGGATGACTGGTACGGGGAAAACGACGTCGAGCTTCTCCTCGAAAACCCTGCGAGCCGGATCGAGCCCGCGGATCACGCGGCGGTACTGGCCGATGGCCGAAGCCTTCACTATTCCAAGCTGCTCCTCGCCACGGGCGCCCGGCCACGAACCATCCCGCTTCCAGGCGCGGACCTTGACGGAGTCATGACCTTCCGAACCTTCGATGACAGTGTGCGGCTTCAGAACCTCCTCAAGAACGGAGGCAAGAAGGTGGTCATGATCGGCTCCGGGTGGATCGGCATGGAACTGGCGGCAGCAGCCCGCACGTACGGCAACGACGTCACACTGCTGGGGCTGGAAGACATACCACTGAGTGCCGCCATCGGACCCGAACTGGGTGCATACTTCCAGCGGCTCCACGAAGATCAGGGCGTCACCTTCCGCCTTCCGGCCAGCGCTGCCGGAATTGACGGACAGAACGGCAGCGCGACGGCGGTCCGCACCAGTACCGGCGAAACGCTGCCCGCCGATGTTGTGATCGTTGCCGTCGGCGTCGTACCGGACACAGCACTCGGCGAAGCCGCAGGGCTTGCCATCCGCAATGGAATACTGGTGGATGCCGGGCTGAGGTCCAGCGCACCGGATGTGCTGGCTGCAGGAGATGTAGCCAACGCACTCCACCCGTTTACCGCCGAGCACCATCGCAGCGAACATTGGGCCAACGCGCTCAACGGCGGCAAGGTAGCTGCAAAGTCCATGATGGGCCAGGATGCCCAACTGGACGTGGTGCCGTACTTCTATACGGACCAGTTCACCCTCAGCATGGAGTACTCGGGCTTTCCCTCCCTGACCTTCGGAATCACGCCGGTAATCCGCGGCTCGCTGGATGACGGCAGCTTTATCGCTTTTTGGTTGAGGGAGGGGATGGTAGTTGCGGGAATGAGCGTCAACCAGCGCCGGGTTCAGAAGCCAATCAAGGCGTTGATTTCCACCCGCACCCCTGTGAACGTCACCAAGCTGACGGATCCCGGGGTGCCGCTGGACGAGCTGCAGCCCGGTGAGCAGTAG
- the trmU gene encoding tRNA (5-methylaminomethyl-2-thiouridylate)-methyltransferase (identified by match to protein family HMM PF03054; match to protein family HMM TIGR00420), producing the protein MCHVSSILKPIVLTLEAGVGPVKGFRACVARRARIDGRGGCSQPDQRLQLPHTQKASMRVLAAMSGGVDSAVAAARAVEAGHDVVGVHLALSRMPGTLRTGSRGCCTIEDSRDAWRACDVLGIPYYVWDFSERFKEDVVQDFIDEYAAGRTPNPCMRCNERIKFAALLEKAIALGFDAVCTGHYAKVIEDADGNRELHRAADWAKDQSYVLGVLTHEQLKHSMFPLADTPSKAEVRAEAERRGLSVANKPDSHDICFISDGDTRGWLAEKIDMTTGDIVDETGAKVGEHPGANAFTVGQRRGLKLGTPAADGKPRFVLEIRPKENKVVVGPEALLAIDEIRGIKVSWAGLPISEVATGAEFDCHAQVRAHGDPVPAIARVEAVTDESGVERAQLVVTLTDPLRGVAPGQTVVLYQGSRVLGQATIDAARSLQRQVL; encoded by the coding sequence GTGTGCCATGTCAGCTCGATTCTAAAACCAATTGTTTTGACTTTAGAAGCAGGGGTTGGGCCAGTCAAGGGTTTTAGGGCATGCGTGGCAAGGCGGGCTAGAATAGACGGGCGCGGCGGCTGTTCTCAGCCGGATCAGCGACTCCAACTCCCACATACACAGAAAGCCAGCATGCGAGTACTTGCAGCAATGAGCGGCGGAGTTGACTCCGCCGTGGCCGCAGCCCGGGCAGTCGAGGCCGGACACGACGTCGTCGGAGTCCACCTCGCGTTGTCGCGGATGCCGGGGACCCTGCGCACGGGAAGCCGGGGATGCTGCACCATCGAGGATTCGCGCGATGCATGGCGGGCATGCGACGTCCTGGGCATTCCCTACTACGTTTGGGATTTCTCCGAGCGCTTCAAGGAAGACGTCGTCCAGGATTTCATTGACGAGTACGCTGCGGGCAGGACACCGAACCCCTGCATGAGGTGCAACGAGCGGATTAAGTTCGCCGCCCTTCTGGAAAAGGCCATAGCGCTGGGCTTCGACGCCGTCTGCACCGGCCACTACGCCAAGGTCATCGAAGACGCCGACGGCAACCGCGAACTCCACCGCGCCGCCGATTGGGCCAAGGACCAGAGCTACGTCCTGGGCGTCCTGACCCACGAACAACTCAAGCACTCCATGTTCCCGTTGGCAGACACCCCGTCCAAGGCTGAGGTGCGTGCCGAGGCCGAGCGTCGTGGGCTGTCCGTGGCCAACAAGCCGGACAGCCACGATATTTGCTTTATCTCCGACGGCGACACCCGCGGATGGCTGGCCGAGAAGATTGACATGACCACCGGCGACATCGTTGACGAAACCGGCGCCAAGGTTGGCGAACATCCCGGTGCCAACGCCTTCACGGTGGGGCAGCGGCGCGGTTTGAAGCTGGGTACCCCCGCGGCGGATGGCAAGCCCAGGTTCGTCCTGGAAATCCGCCCCAAGGAAAACAAAGTAGTTGTAGGGCCGGAAGCCCTGCTGGCGATCGACGAGATTCGCGGCATCAAGGTCTCGTGGGCCGGCTTGCCCATTTCCGAAGTTGCCACCGGCGCTGAGTTCGACTGCCACGCGCAGGTCCGGGCCCACGGAGATCCCGTTCCTGCAATCGCGCGCGTAGAAGCCGTTACCGACGAATCCGGCGTGGAGCGTGCCCAGCTCGTTGTCACGTTGACGGATCCACTGAGGGGCGTGGCCCCTGGCCAGACGGTCGTTCTCTATCAGGGAAGCCGCGTCCTGGGGCAGGCAACCATTGATGCCGCCCGTTCACTGCAGCGGCAAGTCCTCTAG